A single genomic interval of Falco cherrug isolate bFalChe1 chromosome 8, bFalChe1.pri, whole genome shotgun sequence harbors:
- the RUFY1 gene encoding RUN and FYVE domain-containing protein 1 isoform X3 has product MEERANLMNMMKLSIKILIQSALSLGRTLDSDFPPLQQFFVVLEHCLKHGLKAKKTFIGQNKSFFGPLELVEKLCPEASNVTTSVKNLPELKTAVGRGRAWLYLALMQKKLADYLKVLLDHKHLLSEFYEPDALMMEEEGAVIVGLLVGLNVIDANLCLKGEDLDSQVGVIDFSLYLKETQDSDGKQDGGITAVLDQKHYVEELNRHLSCTVADLQNKIDCLEKTNSKLQEELAAATDRIGSLQEEQQQLKQQNELIRERSEKSVEVTKEDTKVELDTYKQSRQGLDEMYSDVWKQLKEEKKIRLELEKELELQIGMKTEMEIAMKLLEKDTHEKQDTLVALRQQLEEVKAINLQMFHKSQNAECSLQQKTEAISSFEGKTNEMMSSMKQMEERLQHAEKARQDAEERCNKMKQELAGRLDTCRQQMSQLDSKCSTLEKELKSEKEQRQTLQRELHQEKDATTLLKTELQQMEGLKKELRKLQDEKQQLEKVCEEQEQALQEMGLHLSQSKLKMEDIKEVNKALKGHTWLKDDEATHCKQCEKEFSISRRKHHCRNCGDIFCNTCSSNELALPSYPKPVRVCDTCHTLLLQRCSSNSS; this is encoded by the exons ATGGAGGAGCGCGCCAACCTCATGAACATGATGAAGCTCAGTATCAAAATCCTCATCCAGTCGGCCCTGAGCCTGGGCCGGACCCTGGACTCCGACTTCCCTCCCTTGCAGCAGTTCTTCGTGGTGCTGGAGCACTGCCTCAAGCACGGGCTGAAAG CAAAGAAGACTTTTATTGGACAGAACAAATCGTTTTTTGGTCCTTTGGAACTAGTGGAAAAACTTTGTCCTGAAGCGTCAAATGTAACAACTAGTGTTAAAAATCTGCCGGAGTTGAA gactgctgtgggaagaggaagagctTGGCTTTATCTAGCACTCATGCAAAAGAAACTGGCAGATTATCTCAAAGTACTCTTGGACCATAAGCATCTATTAAG TGAATTTTACGAACCTGATGCGTTGAtgatggaggaggaaggagcagtcATTGTGGGTCTGCTAGTTGGACTGAATGTTATTGATGCAAACCTTTGCTTGAAAGGAGAAGACCTGGATTCCCAG gtTGGAGTGATCGATTTTTCCTTGTACCTTAAGGAAACACAGGACAGTGATGGAAAACA AGATGGAGGGATTACAGCTGTCCTTGACCAGAAGCATTATGTGGAAGAGCTGAACCGACATCTAAG TTGCACCGTTGCAGATCTTCAGAACAAAATAGACTGTTTAGAAAAGACCAATTCAAAACTCCAGGAAGAG CTTGCAGCAGCAACTGACCGAATTGGATCACttcaggaagagcagcagcagttgaaACAACAAAATGAATTAATTCGTGAACGGAGTGAAAAAAGTGTAGAG GTAACAAAAGAGGATACAAAAGTAGAATTGGATACTTACAAGCAGTCGCGCCAGGGTCTTGATGAAATGTACAGTGATGTTTGGAAGCagttgaaagaagaaaaaaaaattaggctg GAACTAGAGAAAGAGTTGGAGCTACAAATTGGaatgaaaacagagatggaAATTGCCATgaaacttctggaaaaagaTACTCATGAAAAACAAGACACTTTAGTTGCACTTCGCCAACAGTTAGAAGAAGTGAAGGCTATTAACTTGCAGATGTTTCACAAATCTCAG AATGCAGAGTGTTCATtacaacagaaaactgaagcaatatcctcttttgaaggaaaaacGAATGAGATGATGTCCTCTATGAAACAAATGGAAGAGAG ATTGCAGCATGCAGAAAAGGCGAGGCAGGATGCGGAAGAAAGGTGCAACAAGATGAAGCAAGAGCTTGCTGGCAGGCTTGACACTTGTCGGCAACAGATGTCCCAACTGGACAGCAAATG ctcaACGCTGGAAAAGGAGTTAAAATCTGAAAAGGAACAGAGACAAACTTTGCAAAGAGAACTGCACCAAGAGAAGGATGCTACCACTCTGCTTAAAACAGAATTGCAGCAAATGGAAGGACTGAAAAAG GAGCTGAGAAAACTGCAAGATGAGAAGCAGCAGTTAGAGAAGGTCTGCGAGGAGCAGGAGCAAGCTCTTCAAGAAATGGGACTTCATCTCAGCCA atCAAAGTTGAAGATGGAAGATATTAAAGAAGTAAATAAAGCGCTAAAG GGTCATACCTGGCTGAAGGATGATGAAGCAACACACTGCAAGCAATGTGAAAAGGAATTCTCTATCTCAAGAAGGAAG CATCACTGCAGAAACTGTGGGGACATCTTCTGCAACACCTGTTCCAGTAACGAACTGGCACTGCCATCGTATCCTAAACCTGTCCGTGTTTGCGATACTTGTCACACTTTACTTCTTCAGCGCTGTTCCTCTAATTCCTCCTAA
- the RUFY1 gene encoding RUN and FYVE domain-containing protein 1 isoform X2 produces the protein MAPGAAWDPPSPRSVSRELGGRRRCVRCRRGNAGGEGSPRPAAGAALRPRRPGARYHAMEERANLMNMMKLSIKILIQSALSLGRTLDSDFPPLQQFFVVLEHCLKHGLKAKKTFIGQNKSFFGPLELVEKLCPEASNVTTSVKNLPELKTAVGRGRAWLYLALMQKKLADYLKVLLDHKHLLSEFYEPDALMMEEEGAVIVGLLVGLNVIDANLCLKGEDLDSQVGVIDFSLYLKETQDSDGKQDGGITAVLDQKHYVEELNRHLSCTVADLQNKIDCLEKTNSKLQEELAAATDRIGSLQEEQQQLKQQNELIRERSEKSVEVTKEDTKVELDTYKQSRQGLDEMYSDVWKQLKEEKKIRLELEKELELQIGMKTEMEIAMKLLEKDTHEKQDTLVALRQQLEEVKAINLQMFHKSQNAECSLQQKTEAISSFEGKTNEMMSSMKQMEERLQHAEKARQDAEERCNKMKQELAGRLDTCRQQMSQLDSKCSTLEKELKSEKEQRQTLQRELHQEKDATTLLKTELQQMEGLKKELRKLQDEKQQLEKVCEEQEQALQEMGLHLSQSKLKMEDIKEVNKALKGHTWLKDDEATHCKQCEKEFSISRRKHHCRNCGDIFCNTCSSNELALPSYPKPVRVCDTCHTLLLQRCSSNSS, from the exons ATGGCGCCCGGCGCAGCGTGGGACCCACCCTCGCCGCGCTCGGTCTCGCGAGAGttgggggggcggcggcgctgcgTGCGCTGTCGCCGTGGTAacgcgggcggggaggggtcGCCtcggcccgcggcgggggctgccctgcggccccgccgcccaG GTGCGCGGTACCACGCCATGGAGGAGCGCGCCAACCTCATGAACATGATGAAGCTCAGTATCAAAATCCTCATCCAGTCGGCCCTGAGCCTGGGCCGGACCCTGGACTCCGACTTCCCTCCCTTGCAGCAGTTCTTCGTGGTGCTGGAGCACTGCCTCAAGCACGGGCTGAAAG CAAAGAAGACTTTTATTGGACAGAACAAATCGTTTTTTGGTCCTTTGGAACTAGTGGAAAAACTTTGTCCTGAAGCGTCAAATGTAACAACTAGTGTTAAAAATCTGCCGGAGTTGAA gactgctgtgggaagaggaagagctTGGCTTTATCTAGCACTCATGCAAAAGAAACTGGCAGATTATCTCAAAGTACTCTTGGACCATAAGCATCTATTAAG TGAATTTTACGAACCTGATGCGTTGAtgatggaggaggaaggagcagtcATTGTGGGTCTGCTAGTTGGACTGAATGTTATTGATGCAAACCTTTGCTTGAAAGGAGAAGACCTGGATTCCCAG gtTGGAGTGATCGATTTTTCCTTGTACCTTAAGGAAACACAGGACAGTGATGGAAAACA AGATGGAGGGATTACAGCTGTCCTTGACCAGAAGCATTATGTGGAAGAGCTGAACCGACATCTAAG TTGCACCGTTGCAGATCTTCAGAACAAAATAGACTGTTTAGAAAAGACCAATTCAAAACTCCAGGAAGAG CTTGCAGCAGCAACTGACCGAATTGGATCACttcaggaagagcagcagcagttgaaACAACAAAATGAATTAATTCGTGAACGGAGTGAAAAAAGTGTAGAG GTAACAAAAGAGGATACAAAAGTAGAATTGGATACTTACAAGCAGTCGCGCCAGGGTCTTGATGAAATGTACAGTGATGTTTGGAAGCagttgaaagaagaaaaaaaaattaggctg GAACTAGAGAAAGAGTTGGAGCTACAAATTGGaatgaaaacagagatggaAATTGCCATgaaacttctggaaaaagaTACTCATGAAAAACAAGACACTTTAGTTGCACTTCGCCAACAGTTAGAAGAAGTGAAGGCTATTAACTTGCAGATGTTTCACAAATCTCAG AATGCAGAGTGTTCATtacaacagaaaactgaagcaatatcctcttttgaaggaaaaacGAATGAGATGATGTCCTCTATGAAACAAATGGAAGAGAG ATTGCAGCATGCAGAAAAGGCGAGGCAGGATGCGGAAGAAAGGTGCAACAAGATGAAGCAAGAGCTTGCTGGCAGGCTTGACACTTGTCGGCAACAGATGTCCCAACTGGACAGCAAATG ctcaACGCTGGAAAAGGAGTTAAAATCTGAAAAGGAACAGAGACAAACTTTGCAAAGAGAACTGCACCAAGAGAAGGATGCTACCACTCTGCTTAAAACAGAATTGCAGCAAATGGAAGGACTGAAAAAG GAGCTGAGAAAACTGCAAGATGAGAAGCAGCAGTTAGAGAAGGTCTGCGAGGAGCAGGAGCAAGCTCTTCAAGAAATGGGACTTCATCTCAGCCA atCAAAGTTGAAGATGGAAGATATTAAAGAAGTAAATAAAGCGCTAAAG GGTCATACCTGGCTGAAGGATGATGAAGCAACACACTGCAAGCAATGTGAAAAGGAATTCTCTATCTCAAGAAGGAAG CATCACTGCAGAAACTGTGGGGACATCTTCTGCAACACCTGTTCCAGTAACGAACTGGCACTGCCATCGTATCCTAAACCTGTCCGTGTTTGCGATACTTGTCACACTTTACTTCTTCAGCGCTGTTCCTCTAATTCCTCCTAA